The following coding sequences are from one Photobacterium angustum window:
- a CDS encoding helicase HerA-like domain-containing protein — protein sequence MKSDIILIGKGENKIGIDPKYANRHGFIAGATGTGKTVTLQCLAEGFSSLGVPVFLADVKGDLSGMAKAGTDNTVVQKRCREIGIDDFQFTSFPVEFWDLFGKEGAKIRATLEDMGPLLLSRLLDCNDVQEGLINLAFEYAEENQMPMLDLDDFSTALNYLGDNSKQLGGMYGRISKSSIAAIERRLLGFKRQGGSEFFGEPALDYHDFMKTAADGRGIINILDASTLIQSPKLYSTFLLWLLSELYENLPEVGDLDKPKFVFFFDEAHLLFDDVPKVFLDQIEKVVRLIRSKAVGIYFVSQNPTDIPDSVLGQLGNRIQHALRAYTPKERKAVKVAAESFRDNPNLDVVSLLGELGVGEALVSVLGEGGVPSVVEHVTIRPPESQIGPISADKRIEMLNTSQYFQQYKVAVNRESAHEILNKRTEQKKQQAQEAEHEKQERASIRKPRRSQRQTYTESFIKTLLRQLANAIVRALFKRR from the coding sequence ATGAAAAGTGACATAATTCTTATAGGTAAGGGCGAAAACAAAATTGGGATCGATCCTAAATATGCCAATCGTCATGGTTTTATTGCTGGAGCAACAGGTACAGGTAAAACGGTAACACTCCAGTGTTTAGCTGAGGGTTTTTCATCCCTTGGTGTGCCCGTTTTTCTTGCTGACGTAAAAGGTGACTTATCAGGTATGGCGAAGGCTGGTACCGATAACACAGTTGTTCAAAAACGTTGTCGTGAAATTGGCATTGATGATTTTCAATTTACTTCTTTTCCCGTTGAGTTCTGGGATTTGTTTGGGAAAGAAGGGGCAAAAATCCGCGCAACGTTAGAAGATATGGGACCGCTATTATTAAGTCGTTTGTTAGATTGTAATGATGTTCAAGAAGGATTAATTAATCTAGCGTTTGAATATGCAGAAGAAAACCAAATGCCGATGTTGGATTTGGATGATTTTTCTACCGCACTAAATTACTTAGGCGATAACTCAAAACAGCTGGGTGGGATGTACGGACGTATCAGTAAGTCCTCTATTGCTGCTATTGAGCGGCGTTTATTGGGCTTTAAACGCCAAGGTGGTAGCGAGTTTTTTGGTGAGCCTGCATTGGATTATCATGATTTCATGAAAACTGCCGCAGATGGTCGAGGCATTATAAATATTCTGGATGCCAGTACCTTGATCCAATCACCAAAGTTGTACTCAACCTTCTTATTATGGTTGTTGTCTGAGCTTTATGAAAACCTACCGGAAGTCGGTGATCTTGATAAACCTAAATTTGTGTTCTTTTTCGATGAGGCTCATCTACTGTTTGATGATGTACCGAAGGTCTTCTTAGATCAGATTGAGAAAGTGGTACGTTTGATCCGCTCTAAAGCGGTAGGCATCTATTTTGTAAGTCAAAATCCAACCGATATTCCAGATTCAGTATTAGGACAACTCGGTAATCGTATTCAACATGCGTTACGTGCTTATACCCCAAAAGAGAGAAAAGCCGTAAAAGTTGCAGCTGAATCATTTAGGGATAACCCAAATTTAGATGTTGTTAGCTTGCTGGGTGAATTAGGCGTAGGTGAAGCATTAGTATCAGTATTAGGAGAGGGCGGTGTACCATCGGTAGTTGAACATGTCACTATTCGTCCTCCGGAGTCGCAAATTGGTCCTATTAGTGCTGATAAGCGCATTGAAATGCTAAACACCAGTCAGTATTTTCAGCAATATAAAGTAGCAGTTAATCGTGAGTCAGCTCATGAAATATTAAATAAGCGCACAGAGCAGAAAAAGCAACAAGCACAAGAAGCTGAGCATGAGAAACAGGAACGTGCAAGTATTCGAAAACCTCGTCGCTCTCAGCGTCAAACATATACTGAATCGTTTATTAAAACCTTATTAAGGCAACTTGCGAATGCAATCGTAAGGGCGTTATTCAAGCGGCGTTAA
- a CDS encoding rhodanese-like domain-containing protein — MHIFTDRKKILIDTRSSDEFLAGHVEGSVFVGFGGKQFKWWLELMLPDKDIQLDVIASPNNQDQVKETLQSLGYTHISFHALEGTLSQVEHISAETLVTKASELNILDVREQDEIAKGALPNAESLPLSDIVQGKLPSEKDNFVVHCAGGYRSLIAISLLKLLRQCHFIQIDGGYSAIKRHM; from the coding sequence GTGCATATTTTTACAGATAGAAAAAAAATCCTGATTGATACGCGAAGTTCTGATGAGTTCTTAGCGGGTCATGTTGAAGGTAGTGTATTTGTTGGATTTGGTGGAAAACAATTTAAATGGTGGCTTGAATTAATGCTGCCGGATAAAGACATTCAATTAGACGTTATCGCTTCGCCTAATAATCAAGATCAAGTAAAAGAAACATTACAATCACTAGGTTATACCCATATCAGTTTCCATGCGCTTGAAGGGACATTGTCTCAAGTTGAACATATATCTGCTGAAACGCTAGTAACGAAGGCATCAGAGCTAAATATTTTAGATGTGCGTGAACAAGATGAAATAGCAAAAGGTGCGCTGCCTAATGCTGAATCATTACCTTTATCCGATATTGTGCAAGGAAAACTGCCTTCAGAAAAAGATAACTTTGTTGTCCATTGTGCTGGAGGATATCGTTCTTTGATTGCTATTTCATTGCTAAAATTACTACGACAATGTCATTTTATTCAAATTGACGGTGGATACTCTGCAATTAAACGCCATATGTAA
- a CDS encoding glycosyl hydrolase family 18 protein — translation MIRFNLCAAGISLALSGAAFAAPTAPSIDLYGSNNLQFSKIELAMETTSGYNDMVKYHDKAKINVKFNQWSGKSGDTYNIYFDGEKVASGPIKGSQTTASFEYEQGGLYQMEIEACDETGCAKSAPAQITIADTDGSHLPPLAMNVDPNNKSYDTDPSVVMGTYFVEWGIYGREYTVDNIPADNLTHILYGFIPICGPNESVKSVGGNSFNALQTACKGVDDYEVVIHDPWAAFQKSFKQAGHEYSTPIKGNYAMLMALKQRNPDLKIIPSIGGWTLSDPFFDFVDKANRDTFVASVEKFLKTWKFYDGVDIDWEFPGGGGQAADRGDVVKDGPAYIALMRELRAMLDKLEADTGRTYELTSAIGVGYDKIEDVDYGEAIQYMDYIFAMTYDFYGGWNNVPGHQTALYCGNFMRPGQCDGTGLDENGEPFKGPAYTSDIGIQLLLDQGVPANKLVLGAAMYGRGWTGVTPDTLTDPTDPMTGTGTGKLTGSKAQGVWEDGVIDYKGIKSYMLGANSQGINGFEYGYDEQAEAPYVWNRSTGDLITFDDERSVKAKGNYVKSLGLAGLFSWEIDADNGDILNAMHEGVSGAVIDKPNKAPTAAAGADQTVSGPASVALDGSSSKDSDGSIVSYAWEQVSGTAVALTGADSATASFAAAEVVEAEQLTFKLTVTDNKGATASDTVIVTVNPKDVVVPPTNTAPVASVTAQQSANAGDVVVVDASASSDADAGDTLTFDWTLPAGVNATVNGSQVLFTAAEYTQDTNLVFTVTVSDGEASSSASATVVVAKHTTVEPPVDTCDNAWDAATVYTGGDQVTQDGKVWEAKWWTRGEDPAKSGQWGVWKEVGVANCQ, via the coding sequence ATGATTCGATTTAACCTTTGTGCAGCAGGAATATCCCTTGCACTGTCAGGCGCTGCTTTCGCGGCACCTACGGCACCAAGCATTGATCTGTATGGTTCTAACAACCTTCAGTTCTCTAAAATTGAGCTAGCGATGGAAACAACATCTGGCTATAACGACATGGTTAAATACCATGACAAAGCTAAGATTAATGTGAAATTTAACCAATGGAGTGGTAAATCAGGCGATACTTACAACATCTATTTTGATGGTGAAAAGGTCGCATCTGGCCCAATCAAAGGTAGTCAAACCACAGCTTCTTTTGAGTACGAGCAAGGCGGCTTGTACCAAATGGAAATCGAAGCGTGTGACGAAACAGGATGTGCGAAAAGCGCGCCAGCACAAATCACTATTGCAGATACAGATGGTTCACACTTACCTCCTTTAGCAATGAATGTTGATCCAAACAACAAATCATATGATACCGACCCAAGCGTTGTTATGGGTACGTATTTCGTTGAGTGGGGTATCTATGGTCGTGAATATACAGTAGATAACATTCCTGCAGACAACTTGACCCATATTCTTTATGGCTTCATCCCAATTTGTGGTCCAAACGAGTCTGTGAAATCAGTAGGTGGTAATAGCTTCAACGCACTACAAACTGCGTGTAAAGGTGTTGATGATTACGAAGTTGTTATCCATGACCCATGGGCTGCATTCCAAAAGAGCTTTAAGCAAGCAGGTCATGAATATAGCACACCTATCAAGGGTAACTATGCAATGCTAATGGCATTGAAACAGCGTAACCCTGATCTGAAAATTATCCCATCAATCGGTGGCTGGACATTGTCTGACCCATTCTTTGATTTTGTAGATAAAGCAAATCGTGACACATTCGTTGCATCTGTTGAGAAATTCCTAAAAACGTGGAAATTCTATGACGGTGTAGATATTGACTGGGAATTCCCTGGTGGCGGCGGTCAAGCAGCAGATCGTGGTGATGTAGTAAAAGATGGTCCTGCTTACATTGCGTTAATGCGTGAACTACGTGCAATGCTTGATAAGTTAGAAGCTGATACTGGTCGTACTTATGAGCTAACATCAGCAATCGGTGTTGGTTACGATAAGATCGAAGATGTTGATTATGGCGAAGCTATCCAATACATGGATTACATCTTCGCAATGACATACGACTTCTACGGCGGTTGGAACAACGTTCCTGGTCACCAAACAGCACTTTACTGTGGTAACTTCATGCGTCCTGGTCAGTGTGATGGTACAGGTCTTGACGAAAATGGCGAACCGTTCAAAGGACCTGCTTACACCTCTGATATTGGTATTCAGTTACTTCTAGATCAGGGCGTACCTGCTAATAAACTGGTTCTTGGTGCAGCAATGTATGGTCGAGGTTGGACAGGTGTAACACCTGATACACTAACAGACCCAACAGATCCAATGACAGGTACAGGTACTGGCAAACTGACGGGTAGCAAAGCTCAAGGTGTTTGGGAAGACGGTGTAATTGATTACAAAGGCATTAAATCATACATGCTTGGTGCTAACAGCCAAGGTATCAATGGCTTTGAATATGGTTACGATGAGCAAGCAGAAGCACCGTATGTGTGGAATCGTTCAACAGGTGACTTGATCACATTTGATGATGAGCGTTCTGTTAAAGCTAAAGGTAACTACGTTAAATCGCTTGGTCTTGCTGGTTTATTCTCATGGGAAATTGATGCGGATAACGGTGATATCCTAAATGCAATGCATGAAGGTGTATCGGGCGCGGTGATTGATAAGCCTAACAAGGCACCAACAGCAGCAGCTGGCGCAGATCAAACTGTTTCAGGTCCTGCATCTGTAGCGCTTGATGGTTCAAGCTCGAAAGATTCTGACGGTAGCATTGTTAGCTATGCTTGGGAGCAAGTATCAGGTACTGCGGTAGCATTAACTGGTGCTGATTCTGCTACAGCAAGTTTCGCCGCTGCAGAAGTGGTAGAAGCTGAGCAATTAACGTTCAAACTAACAGTAACAGATAACAAAGGTGCAACGGCATCAGACACTGTTATTGTAACGGTTAATCCTAAAGATGTTGTCGTACCACCAACAAACACGGCACCAGTAGCAAGTGTAACAGCACAACAATCAGCGAACGCTGGCGATGTAGTTGTTGTTGATGCATCAGCTTCTTCAGATGCAGATGCGGGTGATACGCTAACGTTTGATTGGACATTACCAGCTGGCGTTAATGCAACAGTTAATGGTTCACAAGTACTATTTACTGCGGCTGAGTATACGCAAGACACTAACTTAGTCTTTACTGTAACGGTATCTGATGGTGAAGCAAGTTCAAGTGCTTCAGCGACAGTTGTTGTTGCTAAACATACAACGGTAGAGCCACCTGTTGATACATGTGATAACGCATGGGATGCAGCAACAGTTTACACTGGCGGCGACCAAGTAACTCAAGACGGTAAAGTATGGGAAGCTAAGTGGTGGACACGAGGCGAAGACCCTGCGAAATCTGGTCAATGGGGTGTATGGAAAGAAGTTGGCGTAGCTAACTGTCAATAA
- a CDS encoding DUF3010 family protein: MKICAVELRSNEAVICLLSLQNGMFDIPQCRTQKFIMEDSLDNQQMRDFQFAFKKLLDDYQVDKVVIRNRETRGKFAGSAVGFKLESAIQLIPDVDVNFMTNADIKQKLKRNPMAVDFRDTGLRQFQEAAFTTGYAFLSR; encoded by the coding sequence ATGAAAATTTGTGCTGTTGAGCTACGTAGTAACGAAGCGGTTATTTGTCTTCTTTCACTTCAAAATGGCATGTTCGATATTCCACAATGTCGTACACAAAAGTTCATCATGGAAGATTCTCTAGATAACCAACAAATGCGTGATTTCCAATTCGCATTTAAAAAACTACTGGATGATTACCAAGTAGATAAGGTTGTGATCCGTAACCGTGAAACGCGTGGCAAATTTGCAGGTAGCGCAGTAGGTTTTAAATTAGAATCGGCTATCCAGCTTATTCCAGATGTTGATGTTAACTTCATGACCAATGCTGACATTAAGCAAAAGCTAAAGCGTAACCCAATGGCGGTTGACTTCCGTGATACCGGTTTACGTCAATTCCAAGAAGCTGCATTTACAACAGGCTACGCATTTCTTAGCCGTTAA
- a CDS encoding M48 metallopeptidase family protein — protein MQPLKYLQGYPTHLTEQVQQLIDNDTLKTLLLKRYPTPHNIKTEKALYDYVVELKNSYLKKSAPISKVAYDNKINVINHALGLHTFISRVHGSKLKAKHEIRIASIFKSAPLEFLRMIVVHELAHLREKEHNKAFYALCCHMEPRYHQLEFDMRMYLTQLELLGPIYSQPKND, from the coding sequence ATGCAGCCACTAAAATATCTACAGGGTTACCCAACTCATCTTACTGAGCAAGTACAACAGCTTATCGATAATGATACGCTCAAGACGCTGCTCTTAAAGCGCTACCCGACGCCACATAACATCAAAACAGAAAAAGCACTGTATGATTATGTCGTTGAACTTAAAAATTCCTATCTGAAAAAATCAGCGCCTATCAGTAAAGTGGCTTACGATAATAAGATCAACGTTATTAATCATGCACTAGGTCTACATACCTTCATATCGCGCGTCCATGGAAGTAAGCTAAAAGCCAAACATGAAATCCGTATTGCCTCCATCTTTAAATCAGCGCCACTTGAATTTCTGCGAATGATAGTAGTTCATGAATTGGCACACTTACGAGAGAAAGAACACAATAAAGCGTTTTACGCATTATGTTGCCATATGGAACCTCGCTATCACCAATTGGAATTCGATATGCGTATGTACCTGACCCAACTCGAACTATTAGGCCCAATTTATTCTCAACCGAAAAACGATTAA
- a CDS encoding methyltransferase family protein, which translates to MSLRVPPPILLLLSVLAMYLLSRFYPILTIDFSGKSLLVSVLCFIGVIPGFTAIIAFAKANTTIDPRHPQKTSRLVTTGIYRFTRNPMYIGLVFFLLAAAFYFSALSCFVIVPIFIWVMNNFQIEPEEEVLLAMFGDEYLQYCRNVRRWC; encoded by the coding sequence ATGTCGTTGCGTGTCCCACCTCCAATATTATTGTTATTATCCGTGTTAGCCATGTACTTACTTTCTCGCTTTTATCCGATTCTAACCATTGACTTTAGTGGTAAGAGTTTACTGGTTTCGGTGTTGTGTTTTATTGGCGTTATCCCAGGATTTACAGCGATAATTGCGTTTGCAAAGGCGAATACAACAATTGATCCCCGCCATCCACAGAAAACATCACGGTTGGTGACGACCGGTATTTATCGCTTTACGCGTAATCCAATGTATATAGGGTTAGTCTTTTTCCTATTAGCTGCTGCTTTTTATTTTTCCGCGCTGAGTTGCTTTGTGATCGTACCTATTTTTATATGGGTGATGAATAATTTTCAAATAGAGCCAGAAGAAGAGGTATTACTCGCTATGTTTGGTGATGAATATTTGCAATATTGCAGAAATGTTCGTCGTTGGTGTTAA
- the mog gene encoding molybdopterin adenylyltransferase — translation MSKAKIGIVTVSDRASAGIYEDISGQAIIDTLNDYLTSEWEPVYKVIPDEQDVIEATLIAMADEENCSLIVTTGGTGPAKRDVTPEATEAVCDRMMPGFGELMRAESLKFVPTAILSRQTAGLRGDSLIVNLPGKPKSIRECLDAVFPAIPYCIDLMDGPFLECDDAVIKPFRPKQK, via the coding sequence ATGAGCAAAGCGAAAATTGGTATTGTTACGGTAAGTGATCGCGCAAGTGCCGGCATTTATGAAGACATTTCAGGCCAAGCGATTATCGATACGCTAAATGATTATTTAACCTCAGAGTGGGAGCCTGTTTATAAGGTGATCCCTGATGAGCAAGATGTGATTGAAGCAACACTTATTGCAATGGCAGACGAAGAAAATTGCAGCCTTATTGTTACGACAGGCGGCACTGGCCCTGCTAAGCGTGACGTGACACCTGAAGCGACTGAAGCGGTTTGCGATCGCATGATGCCAGGTTTTGGTGAGTTGATGCGTGCTGAATCACTTAAGTTTGTACCAACTGCGATATTGTCTCGCCAAACTGCGGGTTTACGTGGCGATAGCTTAATTGTTAATTTACCAGGTAAGCCTAAATCGATTCGTGAATGTTTAGATGCTGTTTTTCCTGCGATTCCATACTGTATTGATTTAATGGATGGTCCATTCTTAGAATGTGATGATGCTGTGATAAAGCCTTTTAGACCAAAGCAGAAGTAA
- a CDS encoding molybdenum cofactor biosynthesis protein yields MDVKQSWGFISISIGVVSLLWASISLSGMVGQEHVLMEMGSYIHASSTDFPNANYAEKVLAAERHKNFVVLLTGLVMALIGSIMIKGRFNKF; encoded by the coding sequence ATGGATGTTAAACAAAGCTGGGGTTTTATTTCTATTTCAATTGGCGTTGTATCGCTATTATGGGCAAGTATTTCTTTAAGTGGTATGGTCGGACAAGAGCATGTACTGATGGAAATGGGATCATATATTCATGCGAGCAGTACTGATTTTCCTAATGCAAATTATGCAGAAAAAGTTTTAGCCGCTGAGCGTCATAAAAACTTTGTGGTGTTATTAACGGGTCTTGTCATGGCATTGATCGGCTCGATCATGATTAAAGGTCGATTTAACAAGTTTTAA
- a CDS encoding CreA family protein, which yields MKKAIMVAGLIASALLTSGCSDNEVGDVSLGVFTTKDIKLNTLVDPLVPGVTCHIASIEADLSLADPSDSSISCRQTGEITPDMIAKIDKSKSGEVVFKKSKSIFFKTMKIRRIYDPASETLMYLSYSTKETSGSYKHSLSTVPLWGTKAYVPKGVAPQSAQ from the coding sequence ATGAAAAAAGCCATAATGGTGGCAGGACTGATAGCATCAGCGCTATTAACAAGTGGTTGTTCGGATAATGAAGTTGGCGATGTATCACTAGGAGTATTTACCACCAAAGATATTAAATTAAATACCTTAGTGGACCCATTAGTGCCTGGTGTTACCTGTCATATAGCAAGTATTGAGGCAGATTTAAGCTTAGCGGATCCATCTGATTCTTCGATTTCATGTCGTCAAACAGGAGAAATTACACCTGATATGATTGCAAAAATAGACAAATCAAAATCGGGTGAAGTGGTATTTAAAAAGTCGAAAAGTATTTTCTTTAAAACAATGAAGATTCGTCGTATTTATGATCCTGCTTCTGAAACATTGATGTATTTATCATACTCAACAAAAGAAACATCAGGTAGCTACAAGCACAGCTTATCGACTGTGCCTCTTTGGGGAACGAAAGCTTACGTACCCAAAGGCGTAGCACCACAATCTGCACAGTAA
- a CDS encoding lysophospholipid acyltransferase family protein, translating to METNTPFLLPRKTPLGIAENVAEWATGLKQLNQYYLKRPIDSDRTTFLRYALESLGIDYQLQQGSVQTIPQQGSTLIVANHPLGGVEGIILAELLLSVRADIKILANEYLKTVPELDSLFIGVDVFESQSTVKANAKAVREAHHHLAEGGLLLVFPAGEVSTKDQKKRLVDKSWNRSVSRFIRRHEAVVVPIFINGENSKKFYLAGKIHPLLRTAMLGREMLNKRQQCIGLAIGEAIHYSEVKNIKDDYQLVNYLRLNTYLLGSSYLSQSTKQEPVSSSEMATIHPPIPAQLLAAEIAHLPHDQKLIENSRFDVYCTTAADAPHLLKEIGRVREVNFRAVGEGTGKALDLDRFDDFYYHLFVWDKEQQQLVGAYRLGASDQIIQQQGMEGLYSRTLFNYDQALVKQLGKSLELGRSFVAQPYQRSLSALLLLWKGICEFVYRHPQYTHLFGPVSISNDYSLEARQLLAASLEVHHYDQQVATLVKPSYPLPKGDRCYHHPDILAALTDIQLLSKVVSRLDNDNKGVPVLLRQYLGLNGKLLCFNVDPAFNDALDGLIVVDLRQVAEKTLAKYMGLKKTKQYIAYHR from the coding sequence ATGGAAACGAACACGCCTTTTTTGCTTCCAAGAAAAACGCCATTAGGTATCGCTGAGAATGTGGCTGAATGGGCTACAGGGCTGAAGCAGCTTAATCAGTATTATTTAAAACGCCCCATTGATTCAGATAGAACAACTTTTTTGCGTTATGCGTTGGAGTCGCTAGGAATTGATTATCAACTCCAACAAGGCTCGGTACAAACAATCCCACAGCAAGGATCAACGTTGATTGTTGCCAATCATCCCCTTGGCGGTGTGGAAGGTATTATTCTTGCTGAACTTCTTCTCTCAGTGCGCGCAGATATAAAAATTTTGGCTAATGAATATTTAAAAACAGTGCCTGAATTAGATTCCCTGTTCATTGGCGTTGATGTTTTTGAAAGTCAGTCCACAGTAAAAGCGAATGCAAAAGCAGTAAGAGAAGCACATCATCACCTTGCAGAGGGGGGCTTATTACTGGTATTCCCTGCAGGAGAAGTATCGACTAAAGATCAAAAAAAACGCTTAGTCGATAAAAGTTGGAATCGCTCCGTAAGTCGCTTTATTCGTCGTCATGAAGCGGTTGTTGTTCCAATTTTTATTAATGGTGAAAACAGTAAAAAGTTTTATTTAGCAGGGAAAATTCATCCATTATTACGTACTGCGATGCTTGGGCGAGAGATGCTAAATAAACGCCAACAATGTATAGGGCTAGCGATCGGTGAAGCTATACATTATTCGGAAGTGAAGAATATTAAAGATGACTATCAATTAGTTAATTACTTAAGGCTTAATACTTATCTTTTAGGTTCAAGCTATTTATCTCAGTCAACGAAGCAAGAACCAGTATCGAGCTCTGAAATGGCTACGATCCATCCTCCTATCCCCGCTCAATTACTAGCAGCAGAAATTGCACATTTGCCTCATGATCAGAAGCTTATTGAAAATTCTCGCTTTGATGTTTATTGCACCACAGCTGCAGACGCGCCACATTTATTAAAAGAAATTGGTCGAGTGCGAGAAGTTAATTTTAGGGCTGTTGGGGAAGGCACTGGAAAGGCATTGGACTTAGATCGTTTTGATGACTTTTATTATCATTTATTCGTATGGGATAAAGAACAACAGCAGTTGGTTGGTGCATATCGTTTAGGAGCATCTGATCAAATCATACAGCAGCAAGGGATGGAAGGGTTATACTCAAGAACCTTGTTTAATTATGATCAAGCGTTAGTGAAACAGTTAGGTAAATCATTAGAGTTAGGGCGCTCTTTTGTTGCTCAGCCTTATCAGCGTAGTCTTAGCGCACTATTGTTACTGTGGAAAGGTATATGCGAATTTGTATATCGTCATCCTCAATATACGCACTTATTTGGCCCAGTGAGTATAAGTAATGACTATAGTTTAGAAGCCCGCCAGTTATTAGCCGCTAGTCTAGAGGTGCACCATTACGATCAGCAGGTAGCAACGTTGGTAAAGCCTAGTTATCCTTTGCCGAAAGGGGATCGTTGTTATCATCATCCTGATATATTGGCAGCGCTTACTGATATCCAACTACTCTCAAAAGTTGTGAGTCGATTAGATAACGACAACAAAGGAGTTCCTGTTTTACTAAGGCAATATCTAGGCTTAAATGGCAAGCTACTTTGCTTTAATGTTGATCCTGCTTTTAACGATGCTTTGGATGGTTTAATTGTGGTTGATTTACGTCAGGTAGCAGAAAAGACGCTTGCTAAGTATATGGGGCTAAAAAAGACCAAGCAATATATTGCCTATCATCGATAG
- a CDS encoding DUF1289 domain-containing protein, producing the protein MKSPCVAKCKNSDGICSGCLRTMKEVIEWQNFDETKRESVMAEIKGQPDTHSCPECHEPAHCDISAGKATCWCFELDKRDTSDCPSGHCLCRQCLSKQPLA; encoded by the coding sequence GTGAAAAGCCCATGTGTTGCCAAGTGTAAGAATAGTGATGGTATCTGTAGTGGTTGCTTACGCACCATGAAAGAAGTTATCGAATGGCAAAACTTTGATGAGACCAAGCGAGAATCAGTTATGGCTGAAATTAAAGGGCAACCTGATACTCATTCTTGCCCTGAATGTCATGAGCCCGCTCATTGCGATATTAGTGCAGGAAAGGCAACGTGTTGGTGTTTCGAATTAGATAAACGCGATACTTCAGATTGCCCTTCAGGACACTGCTTATGTCGTCAGTGTTTATCAAAGCAACCTCTCGCTTAA
- the lhgO gene encoding L-2-hydroxyglutarate oxidase produces the protein MLDCDFLVIGAGIIGLSTAWELQQRFPQKKIWVIEKEVHEAFHQTGHNSGVIHAGIYYPPGSLKSDFCLRGNQAIKAFCNEFDIPFEQCGKLVVATNTTEQQRLQQLALRAAHLDINITLLDQHALKQQEPNITGISAIFVPDSAIVNYRLICQKLVELIRQHNGHVIFNQTVKAIEEKTDSIAIKCKTKTFLAGKLIACAGLQSDRIVSMLGTQPSFSIIPFRGDYYQLPNKHNEQINHLIYPVPDPTLPFLGIHLTKMIDGSITVGPNAVLNFAREAYDSPMFNLKDSLDLLSFKGLYPLLYKHLSSALTEFTQAVWKPSYLAKVQSYYPQLTTSDLQPYPCGIRAQAVSKKGQLIDDFMFHQTALSLVVCNAPSPAATSCFPIAQYIVDKLRYE, from the coding sequence GTGTTAGATTGTGACTTTCTAGTTATTGGGGCTGGAATAATTGGATTAAGTACGGCATGGGAACTGCAACAACGTTTTCCCCAAAAAAAGATATGGGTTATCGAAAAAGAAGTTCATGAAGCTTTCCATCAAACAGGCCACAATAGCGGTGTCATACATGCTGGTATTTATTACCCTCCAGGCAGCTTAAAAAGTGATTTTTGTCTTCGTGGTAATCAAGCTATTAAAGCCTTTTGTAATGAATTTGATATTCCTTTCGAGCAATGCGGAAAGTTAGTCGTTGCCACAAACACTACCGAGCAACAACGATTACAACAACTAGCATTACGGGCTGCTCACCTTGATATTAATATCACCCTTCTTGATCAGCATGCACTGAAACAACAAGAGCCTAACATTACAGGCATTAGTGCTATTTTTGTTCCAGATTCTGCCATCGTTAATTATCGTTTGATTTGTCAAAAACTTGTTGAGTTGATCCGACAACACAACGGCCATGTTATTTTTAATCAAACCGTTAAAGCAATAGAAGAAAAAACTGATAGCATTGCTATTAAATGTAAAACGAAAACATTCTTAGCGGGTAAATTAATTGCGTGTGCCGGACTACAATCCGATAGAATTGTTTCTATGCTTGGTACTCAACCCTCATTTTCTATTATTCCTTTTAGAGGCGATTACTACCAACTCCCAAACAAGCACAACGAGCAAATAAACCATTTAATCTATCCTGTCCCAGATCCCACCTTGCCTTTTCTAGGGATCCACTTAACCAAAATGATCGATGGCAGCATTACTGTTGGGCCCAATGCCGTCCTCAATTTTGCGCGTGAAGCGTATGATTCACCAATGTTTAACCTTAAAGATAGCTTGGACTTACTTAGCTTTAAAGGGCTATATCCTCTGCTATATAAACACTTATCATCAGCATTAACAGAGTTTACTCAAGCAGTATGGAAACCCTCTTATTTAGCTAAAGTGCAGAGCTATTACCCTCAATTAACAACCTCTGATTTACAACCTTACCCTTGTGGGATACGAGCTCAAGCGGTGAGTAAAAAAGGTCAACTGATTGATGATTTTATGTTTCATCAAACAGCATTAAGTCTTGTTGTATGCAACGCACCCTCACCAGCTGCTACGTCATGTTTTCCTATCGCTCAGTATATTGTTGATAAGCTACGCTATGAGTAA